GTTAGCCTTGAGTATTTTTCTGATATAGGTCAGGCCGCCTACCTTACAGTGGGTGAGCTTTATGAGAATCAAACTGCTGATTTATATTTCCAACTCAGCGAGCAATTTCTATCCCTTCAACAAATTTTACGAGCGATGCGAGGAGAATTTCTGGGAAGCTCTTTTCCAGAAGCTATCTTATTATCGAAGATTGATTCCTCTCTGCAATAATAAGCGTGCAGGAGTTTTAGCTTCTGCCGCATTATTGTTAGGTAAAACTAAATAGTTCTCTCCAATGACGGTTCTAATCCATTGATAAGCAGGATGTTTTTTAGAGGACACAAGGGATAAATGGATGGATTTACCCCGATTTTCCATATAGGTAGGTTGATAGCGAATTTTATTAATGACGGTATTGCCATTTTCTCCCTTGTTTAAATGAAGTGACAGTAACCCACTGGCGCGATTTTTTAAACTGCCTTGATTAGAGATAAAGTTTCCCAGTGAATAAGCGACAAATACTTTTTTACCGGTTCCAGCAGTTATCCAATCAAAAGGTTGAACACAATGTGGGTGCGAACCAAGAATCGCAAGCGCACCTGCTTCAGCAAATTCTTTGGCTAACATACGCTGTGCTTTGGTCGGCTGTGTTTGGTATTCTATACCCCAATGTGGGGTGACAATGACTGCATCATGCGTTTTGGCAAGTTTATTAATTAATTGCAGGACTTGTTGTTTATCCCGGTAGCAATGAAGGACTTGCCGATATTTATCCGCTATCCCATTTGTATCTTGCGTACAGGCTAACCAAGCAATGGATAGATCATTAACGGTAGTTTCAGCAAACCAGGCATCCTCACTGTTCTGACGTCTTGTGCCGGTAAAAGCTATTGCATTTTCTTGCAAGACAGCAATGGTTTTATCAATACCAATACTCCAGCGATCCAGCGTGTGATTGTTCGCGGTGGAGACAATATCAAATCCAGATTGCTTTAATGCCTTAATCAAAGAGGGCGGGTAATTAAACATGGGAAAAGAAGTATAGGCTTCCTTAAGACTTAATGTATTATTGCCTCGACGATCGAGCATTTCTGCTGCAGGTCCTTCTAAATTACCATAAGTAATATCTGCCTCATGCAATTGAGGTAACACAGCAAGCCACAGTGCGCTAAATCCTTTTTCCATGCCTGTTTGTTGCAGCCGTGCATGAAGAAGTATATCGCCAACGGCAATAATATGAACATTACTGGCAAACACTGGGGAAAATAGCCAAAAACCAAACACAAGGATTAGTTTTGACATTTAATTCTCTAAATGAGCCTTTAAGACTATTTTTTATACATAAGCTGTGCCAATTAATAATCTTTATGCAAAAATTATTTGCGGAATAGCATGGTC
This region of Legionella clemsonensis genomic DNA includes:
- a CDS encoding CapA family protein — protein: MSKLILVFGFWLFSPVFASNVHIIAVGDILLHARLQQTGMEKGFSALWLAVLPQLHEADITYGNLEGPAAEMLDRRGNNTLSLKEAYTSFPMFNYPPSLIKALKQSGFDIVSTANNHTLDRWSIGIDKTIAVLQENAIAFTGTRRQNSEDAWFAETTVNDLSIAWLACTQDTNGIADKYRQVLHCYRDKQQVLQLINKLAKTHDAVIVTPHWGIEYQTQPTKAQRMLAKEFAEAGALAILGSHPHCVQPFDWITAGTGKKVFVAYSLGNFISNQGSLKNRASGLLSLHLNKGENGNTVINKIRYQPTYMENRGKSIHLSLVSSKKHPAYQWIRTVIGENYLVLPNNNAAEAKTPARLLLQRGINLR